A window of the Rhodoferax sp. GW822-FHT02A01 genome harbors these coding sequences:
- a CDS encoding secretin N-terminal domain-containing protein encodes MKTAPHTLALLCCACLILLSGCASNTAVRDSRQLMSEGRTDEAVLQLERATREYPDDHELRTEYFRQRDVVTNQLLLSADAERAARHPEQAQALYRRVQALDANNQRAREGLADLVAQQRLDARVLEAQRLVEAKDPAAAERILRAVVSENPNNAQARSLLNGLREKAARAEVAAPSLQPSFSTPLTLEFRDTPMKTVFEVIARSSGLNFVLDKDVRSDTKITIFVRNTSIDDLLKLILTTNQLERKVLNGNTVLIYPNTPAKAKDYVDLVTRSFYLANADVKQAQAMIRTLVKTKDIFIDDKLNLLVIKDTPEAVRLAERLIESLDIAEPEVVLDVEVLEMSRSKLRELGLRFPDQVGYGLLTPSTSSTIVNGNVTQSSTTLGGALASGYIDLNNTSGLTSFVANPGLMLNLKNQVGDGNMLANPRIRVKNREKAKIHIGDKLPVFTTTSTANVGVAASVAFLDVGLKLDVEPNIYLDDDVGIKVGLEVSSIVKEITGPAGSQAYQIGTRTAATSLRLKNGETQVLAGLISDEERSSANRLPGLGDIPAVGRLFSSQSDSKNKTEIILLITPHIVRNLAQPQGVGLNVPAGSESAVGFKAPLQVKKGEPRALSLSSYPPGGPRDTPAPRARGGAAAAEPTSEPAEGVQDIASMPAFDMTPVVVEPAPATAPVAAPEAGAPAAMPASSVTLQPMKP; translated from the coding sequence TTGAAAACCGCTCCCCATACCCTGGCACTGCTGTGCTGCGCCTGCCTGATCCTGCTGTCCGGCTGTGCCAGCAACACCGCCGTGCGCGACAGCAGGCAGCTCATGTCCGAAGGCCGCACCGATGAGGCGGTGCTGCAGTTGGAGCGCGCCACGCGCGAATACCCCGACGACCATGAGCTGCGCACCGAATATTTCCGCCAGCGCGACGTCGTAACCAACCAGTTGTTGCTGTCCGCCGATGCCGAGCGCGCTGCGCGTCATCCGGAGCAGGCGCAGGCACTGTATCGCCGCGTGCAGGCGCTGGATGCCAACAACCAGCGCGCCCGCGAGGGCCTGGCCGACCTGGTCGCGCAACAACGCCTGGATGCGCGCGTGCTGGAGGCTCAGCGGCTCGTGGAGGCTAAGGACCCGGCCGCGGCTGAACGCATTCTGCGTGCGGTGGTGAGCGAAAATCCCAACAACGCCCAGGCACGCAGCCTGCTCAATGGTCTGCGCGAGAAGGCAGCGCGCGCCGAGGTGGCCGCGCCCAGTCTGCAGCCCAGCTTCTCCACACCGCTGACGCTGGAGTTCCGCGACACGCCGATGAAGACGGTGTTCGAGGTCATTGCGCGCAGCTCGGGCCTGAACTTCGTGCTGGACAAGGATGTGCGCAGCGACACCAAGATCACCATCTTCGTGCGCAACACCAGCATTGACGACCTGCTCAAGCTGATCCTGACGACCAACCAGCTCGAGCGCAAGGTGCTCAACGGAAACACGGTGCTGATCTACCCCAACACACCGGCCAAGGCCAAAGACTATGTGGACTTGGTGACGCGCAGCTTTTACCTGGCCAACGCCGACGTGAAGCAGGCCCAGGCCATGATCCGCACCCTGGTGAAGACCAAGGACATCTTCATCGACGACAAGCTCAATCTGTTGGTCATCAAGGACACGCCCGAAGCCGTGCGTCTGGCCGAGCGCCTGATCGAGTCTCTGGACATTGCCGAGCCCGAGGTGGTGCTGGATGTGGAGGTGCTGGAGATGTCGCGCAGCAAGCTGCGCGAACTGGGCTTGCGGTTTCCGGATCAGGTGGGCTACGGACTGCTCACACCCAGCACCAGCTCGACCATCGTCAACGGCAACGTCACGCAGTCCAGCACTACGCTGGGCGGCGCGTTGGCGTCTGGCTACATCGACCTCAACAACACCAGCGGCCTGACATCCTTTGTGGCCAACCCCGGCCTGATGCTGAACCTGAAGAACCAGGTGGGCGACGGCAACATGCTGGCCAACCCGCGTATCCGGGTGAAGAACCGCGAGAAGGCCAAGATCCATATCGGCGACAAGCTGCCGGTGTTCACCACCACGTCCACCGCCAACGTCGGCGTGGCTGCCTCGGTGGCTTTTCTGGATGTGGGGCTGAAGCTGGATGTGGAGCCCAATATCTATCTGGACGACGATGTGGGCATCAAGGTGGGCCTGGAGGTGAGCAGCATCGTCAAGGAGATCACCGGACCGGCGGGGTCGCAGGCTTACCAGATCGGCACGCGCACTGCAGCCACCTCACTGCGCCTGAAAAATGGCGAGACCCAGGTGCTGGCCGGCCTCATCAGTGACGAAGAGCGCAGCAGTGCCAACCGACTTCCGGGTCTGGGCGATATCCCTGCTGTGGGGCGCCTGTTCTCCAGCCAGAGCGACTCCAAGAACAAGACCGAGATCATTCTGCTGATCACGCCCCACATCGTGCGCAACCTGGCGCAGCCCCAGGGCGTGGGTTTGAATGTGCCCGCGGGTTCGGAAAGTGCAGTGGGCTTCAAGGCGCCATTGCAGGTGAAGAAGGGTGAGCCGCGCGCGCTGTCCCTGTCGTCCTATCCGCCGGGTGGTCCGCGCGACACACCCGCGCCCAGGGCTCGGGGCGGAGCCGCTGCTGCCGAGCCGACTTCGGAGCCTGCCGAAGGGGTGCAGGACATTGCCTCCATGCCAGCGTTTGACATGACGCCCGTGGTGGTAGAGCCCGCACCGGCCACAGCGCCCGTCGCTGCACCCGAAGCTGGCGCGCCTGCAGCCATGCCCGCCTCCAGCGTGACCTTGCAACCCATGAAGCCATGA
- a CDS encoding type II secretion system protein → MTHRARGFTLIELVVTVALVGILAMVAVPLGTLSVQRLREGELRSSLRQIREALDAYKRASDSGRIARRADGSGYPQTLEELEAGVVDAKNPNKTKIYFLRRLPRDPFFADTSVPAAATWGKRSYASAPDMPMEGDDVFDVYSHSDRIGLNGIPLRDW, encoded by the coding sequence ATGACACACAGGGCGCGCGGCTTCACGTTGATCGAGCTGGTGGTTACCGTAGCTCTGGTCGGCATCCTGGCCATGGTGGCTGTGCCGCTGGGAACCTTGAGCGTGCAGCGCCTGCGGGAAGGGGAGTTGCGCAGCAGCCTGCGCCAGATCCGCGAGGCGCTGGATGCCTACAAGCGCGCCAGCGACAGCGGCCGTATTGCGCGCCGTGCGGATGGCTCGGGCTACCCGCAGACGCTGGAAGAGCTGGAAGCCGGCGTGGTGGACGCCAAGAACCCCAACAAGACCAAGATCTACTTTCTGCGCCGTTTGCCGCGTGACCCGTTCTTTGCCGATACCAGCGTGCCGGCCGCAGCCACCTGGGGCAAGCGCTCCTATGCCAGTGCGCCCGACATGCCGATGGAGGGCGACGACGTGTTTGATGTGTACTCGCACTCCGATCGCATCGGCCTCAACGGCATACCACTGCGGGACTGGTGA
- a CDS encoding prepilin-type N-terminal cleavage/methylation domain-containing protein, whose product MQKKRGFTLIELMVVMAIIAMLLSIAAPRYFNHLDRAREAALRETLAVMRDSIDKFHGDTGRYPADLQELVARHYLARLPIDPMSDSSDSWITVPQVGEPGIWDVHSGAGGEAQPYADW is encoded by the coding sequence ATGCAGAAGAAACGGGGCTTTACGCTGATCGAGCTGATGGTGGTCATGGCCATCATTGCCATGCTGCTCAGCATTGCGGCGCCGCGCTATTTCAATCACCTGGATCGGGCGCGTGAAGCCGCCCTGCGCGAAACCCTGGCGGTGATGCGCGACTCCATCGACAAGTTCCATGGCGATACTGGTCGCTATCCCGCAGATTTGCAGGAGCTGGTGGCTAGGCATTACCTGGCGCGCCTGCCCATAGATCCCATGTCGGACAGCAGCGACAGCTGGATCACTGTTCCGCAGGTCGGCGAGCCCGGCATATGGGACGTACACAGCGGCGCCGGTGGAGAGGCTCAACCGTATGCGGACTGGTAA
- a CDS encoding type II secretion system protein produces the protein MRTGKRQRGFGYLMVLFAIAALGLLAATAGQVWHTSAQRAREVELLFVGQQYRQALDSYYASSVGGVKQYPAQLEDLLDDHRSQVRLRHLRRLYADPMTGRVDWVLVTAGERIVGLHSRSQLHPFKRHFEGADEAFNGADSYAQWVFRAGTTGGDP, from the coding sequence ATGCGGACTGGTAAGCGTCAACGCGGTTTTGGCTACCTGATGGTGCTGTTTGCCATTGCAGCACTGGGGTTGCTGGCGGCAACGGCGGGCCAGGTATGGCACACCAGCGCCCAGCGCGCCCGCGAGGTCGAGCTGCTGTTTGTCGGGCAGCAATACCGTCAGGCGCTGGACAGTTATTACGCCAGTTCCGTGGGCGGGGTCAAACAGTACCCGGCGCAGTTGGAGGACCTGCTGGATGACCACCGCTCGCAGGTCCGGCTCCGCCATCTGCGACGGTTGTATGCAGACCCCATGACGGGGAGGGTGGACTGGGTGTTGGTCACGGCAGGGGAGCGCATTGTGGGGCTGCACAGCCGCTCCCAGCTACACCCGTTCAAACGCCATTTCGAAGGGGCTGACGAGGCCTTCAATGGTGCCGACAGCTACGCGCAATGGGTCTTTAGAGCAGGCACGACGGGAGGTGATCCATGA
- the epsA gene encoding XrtB/PEP-CTERM-associated transcriptional regulator EpsA: MNKQVRLTRHDLEHLATTLEGALTIANRPQFYLWAQGALQGFIPHETVYCAFGDMDSMQFRFETFSRSPRKVLQKGGTDPVKDLLPHVVDDWLRYGRQPRVYCPTSTEQVGRRQLISDMKKLQLGPAVAHGPSEVQGHFGSFFLFAGMPHSPGPRDIHLLHLFMPYLHMVLYRVLGRQTDGVGSASEVLPSAMFSKREIQVLHWIKNGKTNLEISQILEISQPTVKCHVQNIMRKLNVTNRAQAVGKSATLRLVAPTDQN; this comes from the coding sequence ATGAACAAGCAGGTGCGTCTGACCAGGCACGATCTGGAACATTTGGCGACCACATTGGAGGGTGCGCTCACGATTGCCAACCGGCCCCAGTTCTATCTTTGGGCGCAGGGCGCATTGCAGGGTTTCATTCCCCATGAGACGGTGTATTGCGCGTTTGGCGACATGGACAGCATGCAGTTCCGCTTCGAGACCTTCTCGCGCAGCCCGCGCAAGGTGCTGCAAAAGGGCGGCACCGATCCGGTCAAGGACTTGTTGCCCCATGTGGTTGACGACTGGCTGCGCTACGGTCGCCAGCCGCGCGTGTACTGCCCCACGTCCACCGAGCAGGTAGGCCGCCGGCAATTGATTTCCGATATGAAGAAGCTGCAGCTGGGCCCAGCCGTGGCCCACGGCCCCTCCGAGGTTCAGGGCCACTTTGGCAGTTTCTTCCTGTTTGCCGGCATGCCGCATTCGCCTGGCCCACGGGACATTCATCTGTTGCATCTCTTCATGCCCTATCTGCACATGGTGTTGTACCGCGTGCTAGGAAGGCAGACCGATGGTGTCGGCAGTGCCAGCGAGGTGCTTCCGTCGGCCATGTTTTCCAAGCGCGAAATCCAGGTGTTGCACTGGATCAAGAACGGAAAGACCAATCTGGAAATCAGCCAGATACTGGAAATCAGCCAGCCCACGGTCAAGTGCCACGTGCAAAACATCATGCGAAAACTCAATGTCACCAACCGAGCGCAAGCGGTCGGCAAGAGCGCAACGCTGCGTCTGGTGGCTCCCACCGATCAGAACTAG
- a CDS encoding PEP-CTERM sorting domain-containing protein, producing MKIKLIALAVAALVSGVANANIIDDGSTSGNGGLLFAAWDGQTSFALNTGLTIDSLIAAVSSGTGYSFTDSAWTNWLSTANAANVTWTIFANDQFGAQRGITTTDGSNAGVTITNGNARIANVARSLFINEQLNLGAFAAAGVTESIVPVSSAAYPGNSSLGNGNAGYGYNFNSNGTLANSDYASGLGVISINTPNATTAKSTYASLSYNGTAAHAWISSNGTFSIGTVAAVPEPETLAMLLAGIGMIGSIARRRNRAA from the coding sequence ATGAAAATCAAACTCATCGCCCTGGCTGTTGCAGCCCTGGTTTCCGGCGTAGCCAACGCCAACATCATCGACGACGGTTCTACCAGCGGCAACGGCGGTCTGCTGTTTGCCGCATGGGATGGCCAAACCTCCTTCGCGCTGAACACCGGTCTGACCATCGACAGCCTGATCGCTGCCGTGTCTTCTGGCACCGGTTACAGCTTCACCGACAGCGCCTGGACCAACTGGCTGTCGACTGCAAATGCAGCCAATGTGACGTGGACCATTTTTGCCAATGACCAATTTGGTGCACAGCGTGGCATCACGACCACCGACGGCAGCAATGCTGGTGTGACCATCACCAACGGCAATGCTCGCATTGCCAATGTGGCGCGTAGCTTGTTTATCAACGAGCAGCTGAATCTGGGTGCCTTTGCTGCAGCTGGTGTGACCGAGTCCATCGTCCCCGTGAGCAGTGCTGCCTATCCTGGCAACTCTTCCTTGGGTAATGGCAATGCTGGCTATGGATATAACTTCAACAGCAATGGCACGCTGGCTAACAGCGACTATGCCAGCGGCCTGGGCGTGATCAGCATCAACACCCCCAACGCCACCACCGCCAAGTCCACCTACGCCAGTCTGAGCTACAACGGCACCGCGGCCCACGCCTGGATTTCTTCCAATGGCACCTTCTCCATCGGTACCGTGGCTGCTGTTCCCGAACCCGAAACCCTGGCCATGCTGCTGGCAGGTATCGGCATGATCGGCTCCATCGCCCGCCGCCGCAACCGCGCCGCCTAA
- a CDS encoding ShlB/FhaC/HecB family hemolysin secretion/activation protein — MRTLVFCLMALVLSNAQAEDAARFDIFEYRVDGVSLLPVAAVERAVYPYLGEQKTLADVEEARTALEKAYHDAGYLTVVVSIPLQKVQNAEVALAVTEAPVGRLRVVESQYFSLGEIKARVPELAEGKVPQFDQVQEELATLNRGADRRVSPILRPGKEPGTVEVELKVQDDLPFHGSAELNDRHSEGTTPTHAAVSMRWDNMWDQQHSLGVALQGVPEQPNESRVLSLNYNWPQRNGDMLALYAVHTTSDVALTEATNTAGIGDIYGLRYIANLPSGADYYQTATLGVDYKDFNQTVSQLASGSFNTPIAYMPFTLGWDGTFNGTMRETRLNVGFNFHVMGLVGTDQQFADKRFKGRPNYSYLRGSFSHKESWEKGTTVQARGSWQLAGQALISNEQFSIGGVDTVRGYYDSAASGETGMALTLEAVTPNLLTPANASDAPSWVSDVRLLAFADQGWVTVVDPLFATSRFELGSYGLGLRVNGARGLSLTLDWAIAQNHINSTQQGDNRLHFRLAQEW, encoded by the coding sequence ATGCGCACACTTGTCTTTTGCCTAATGGCTCTGGTGCTGAGCAACGCGCAAGCAGAGGACGCAGCCCGGTTTGATATTTTTGAGTATCGGGTGGATGGTGTAAGTCTGCTGCCGGTGGCCGCCGTGGAGCGTGCCGTATATCCCTATCTGGGTGAGCAGAAGACGCTCGCCGATGTGGAAGAAGCGCGCACGGCATTGGAGAAGGCTTACCACGATGCTGGCTACCTGACTGTGGTGGTCTCCATCCCCTTGCAGAAGGTGCAAAACGCCGAAGTGGCACTGGCGGTGACCGAAGCCCCCGTGGGCCGCCTGCGTGTGGTGGAGTCGCAGTATTTCAGCCTGGGTGAGATCAAGGCCCGGGTGCCCGAACTGGCCGAGGGCAAGGTTCCTCAATTCGACCAGGTACAAGAAGAACTGGCCACACTGAACCGGGGCGCCGACCGCCGCGTCAGCCCCATCTTGCGGCCTGGCAAGGAGCCGGGCACGGTGGAGGTGGAGCTCAAGGTGCAGGACGATTTGCCCTTCCATGGCAGCGCGGAACTCAATGACCGCCACAGCGAGGGCACCACGCCAACGCATGCTGCCGTCTCCATGCGCTGGGACAATATGTGGGACCAGCAGCACAGCCTGGGCGTAGCCTTGCAGGGCGTGCCCGAGCAACCCAATGAAAGCCGGGTGCTGTCACTCAATTACAACTGGCCGCAGCGCAATGGCGACATGCTGGCACTGTATGCGGTGCATACAACTTCAGATGTGGCCCTGACCGAGGCTACCAATACCGCGGGCATTGGTGATATCTACGGATTGCGCTACATCGCCAACCTGCCCAGTGGCGCCGACTACTACCAGACTGCCACCTTGGGAGTGGACTACAAGGACTTCAACCAGACCGTGTCGCAGTTGGCCAGCGGCAGCTTCAACACACCCATTGCCTACATGCCCTTCACCCTGGGCTGGGATGGCACCTTCAATGGCACGATGCGCGAGACCCGGTTGAACGTGGGCTTCAACTTCCATGTAATGGGCCTGGTCGGTACCGACCAGCAGTTTGCCGACAAGCGTTTCAAAGGCCGCCCCAACTACTCCTATCTTCGCGGTAGTTTTTCGCACAAGGAGTCCTGGGAGAAGGGCACAACCGTGCAGGCGCGTGGCAGCTGGCAGCTGGCAGGTCAGGCGCTGATATCGAATGAACAGTTTTCCATCGGCGGTGTGGACACGGTACGTGGCTATTACGACTCGGCCGCCTCGGGCGAGACGGGCATGGCGCTCACGCTGGAAGCCGTTACCCCCAATTTGTTGACACCCGCCAATGCATCGGATGCGCCATCGTGGGTGAGTGATGTGCGCCTACTGGCGTTTGCCGACCAGGGCTGGGTGACAGTGGTGGACCCGCTGTTTGCCACCTCCCGTTTTGAACTAGGCAGCTACGGCCTGGGACTGCGCGTGAACGGCGCGCGCGGCCTGAGCCTCACCTTGGACTGGGCCATTGCCCAGAACCATATCAATAGCACGCAGCAGGGCGACAACCGCCTGCATTTCCGACTCGCCCAAGAGTGGTGA